A window from Mangifera indica cultivar Alphonso chromosome 2, CATAS_Mindica_2.1, whole genome shotgun sequence encodes these proteins:
- the LOC123198194 gene encoding protein EMBRYO SAC DEVELOPMENT ARREST 30-like yields MLFNSKLKWVALFVLGMSMASLVVHLSITKFSSMGLVQYSPLSGFRQEFGSLIGTQGRWNKKLWGPIKSLESLQPYANPRINYPAPNEKSNGFIYAKIFGGFDKIRSSICDLVTISRLLNATLVIPEIQQCLRSKGISYKFKSFSYLYDEEQFIASLTNDVIIVKSLPENLKAARKRNEFPNFKPKSSASPDYYIKEILPQLKKAKAIGLILTDGGCLQSILPPTMSELQRLRCRVAFHALQFRPGIQILGQRMMERLRSWGHPILAYHPGLGRDTLAYHGCAELFQDVHTELIQQRRAQMIKQGIVKEKLSVDSHLLRENGSCPLMPEEVGVLLRAMGYSPKTIIYLAGSETFGGQRVLIPLRSMFANLVDRTSLCSKKELSDVIGPETSLPLEPFQPPPAKSAKQLKEEWNKAGPRPRPLPPPPGRPIYQHEKEGWYGWITETDTEPNPSVMDLRMQGHRLLWDALDYIISVEADAFFPGFHNDGKWPDFASLVMGHRLYESASSRTYRPDRKVIAKLFNFTRENMYHPKHNWTLSVKEHLNKSLSEEGLIRQSLVSKPRSFLSHPLPECSCRISSVKLPNQLKGNGGRFLYGSEDECPKWIQHGQEEAASLEAHGMNDDSESLDYEDTSELPESDDNGGKNTATLPFDRDEEWDPND; encoded by the exons ATGTTGTTCAATTCAAAGCTAAAATGGGTAGCTTTATttgtgcttggtatgtcaatgGCATCTCTAGTGGTGCACCTTTCTAtcacaaaattttcaagtatGGGTTTGGTACAATATAGTCCGTTGTCTGGTTTTCGCCAGGAGTTTGGTTCTTTGATTGGCACTCAG GGTCGTTGGAACAAGAAGTTATGGGGGCCTATCAAGTCGTTAGAGTCTTTGCAGCCATATGCGAACCCCAGGATCAATTATCCTG CTCCAAATGAAAAGAGCAATGGTTTCATCTATGCCAAAATTTTTGGTGGGTTTGACAAGATAAGATCTTCG ATCTGTGATCTTGTCACCATATCCAGGCTTTTAAATGCTACTCTTGTCATTCCAGAGATTCAACAGTGTCTTCGCTCAAAAGGAATCAG TTATAAGTTCAAGAGTTTTTCCTATCTCTATGATGAAGAGCAATTCATAGCATCACTCACAAATGATGTAATCATTGTGAAGAGCCTCCCAGAAAATTTGAAGGCAGCTAGGAAGAGAAATGAGTTCCCTAATTTTAAGCCTAAAAGTTCAGCTTCTCCAGATTATTATATCAAAGAAATTTTACCACAATTAAAGAAAGCCAAAGCTATTGGATTGATTCTTACTGATGGAGGATGCCTGCAG TCCATTCTTCCACCAACCATGTCCGAGCTTCAGAGACTTAGATGCAGGGTTGCCTTCCATGCACTCCAGTTTCGTCCTGGAATTCAGATTCTTGGCCAGCGTATGATGGAGAG ATTACGATCATGGGGCCATCCAATTCTAGCTTATCATCCTGGTTTAGGGAGAGACACCTTGGCATATCATGGTTGTGCAGAACTTTTCCAG GATGTTCACACTGAACTCATACAACAGCGAAGGGCACAGATGATCAAACAAGGGattgttaaagaaaaacttagtGTAGATTCACACTTGCTTAGAGAAAATGGTTCATGTCCCCTAATGCCTGAAGAG GTTGGAGTTCTCCTTCGGGCAATGGGCTATTCTCCTAAAACAATTATATACCTTGCAGGTTCTGAAACTTTTGGTGGTCAACGTGTTCTTATCCCTCTACGTTCCATGTTTGCCAATTTAGTTGATCGCACTTCCTTGTGCAGCAAGAAAGAATTGTCTGATGTTATTGGTCCCGAAACATCACTTCCTCTAGAACCTTTTCAACCACCTCCTGCCAAAAGTGCGAAGCAATTGAAAGAAGAGTGGAATAAGGCTGGTCCACGGCCTCGACCTCTTCCTCCACCTCCAGGTAGACCCATTTATCaacatgaaaaagaaggttggtATGGGTGGATCACTGAGACAGACACAGAACCAAATCCTTCTGTTATGGATTTGAGGATGCAAGGACACAGGTTACTCTGGGATGCTCTTGATTATATTATCTCTGTCGAAGCTGATGCATTCTTTCCTGGTTTTCACAATGATGGTAAATGGCCGGATTTTGCTAGTTTGGTTATGGGACATAGGCTTTACGAGAGTGCTTCTTCTAGAACATATAGGCCGGACAG AAAAGTTATTGCCAAATTATTCAACTTTACTCGTGAGAATATGTACCATCCCAAGCATAATTGGACCCTTTCAGTGAAGGAACATCTGAACAAAAGCCTGAGTGAAGAGGGCCTTATCAGGCAATCCTTGGTGTCGAAACCGAGGTCTTTTTTGTCACACCCACTTCCAGAATGTTCTTGTAGAATTTCATCTGTGAAGCTCCCAAATCAATTAAAAGGTAATGGTGGTCGTTTTCTGTATGGTAGTGAAGATGAATGCCCCAAATGGATACAGCATGGTCAAGAAGAAGCTGCTTCTTTAGAAGCACATGGTATGAATGATGATAGTGAATCTTTAGATTATGAAGATACATCTGAACTGCCGGAATCTGATGATAACGGTGGCAAAAATACTGCAACATTGCCCTTTGATCGTGATGAGGAATGGGATCCTAATGACTAG
- the LOC123206003 gene encoding probable glycosyltransferase At5g03795, giving the protein MADNSLIFHYFSHQRFLFKTFFFIPTTLALITTLVILVYISITSHFFFAHHHHHHHHRHQQQFARFVYPKHPPSPPHNVSNDTHLFLDLPRGGGGSASVSQRSARDHWGSSGKYMNNNEVFHDRDIFLEDYKQMNRSFRIYVYPHKQNEPFANVLLPVNFEPSGNYASESYFKRVLMQSHFITKNPNEADLFFLPFSIARLRHDPRIGVEGIQHFIQHYILNISQKYPYWNRTGGADHFYVACHSVGRSAMDKAWTVKLNAIQVVCSSSYYLSSYIPHKDASLPQIWPRHIDPPNLASSKRKKLAFFAGSINSPVREKLIQYWRNDSEIFAHFGRVKTSYADELLGSKFCLHVKGFEVNTARIADSLYYGCVPVIIANHYDLPFADILNWKSFSVVVATLDIPLLKKILKEISSDRYLLLQSNVMKVRKHFQWHLFPIDYDAFYMVLYELWLRRSSLGLRVQLSSSFDSY; this is encoded by the exons ATGGCGGACAATTCATTAATCTTCCACTATTTCTCTCACCAGCGTTTCTTATTCAAAACCTTCTTCTTCATACCCACAACCTTAGCTCTCATTACAACCCTCGTTATTCTCGTTTACATCTCCATTACTTCTCATTTCTTCTTcgcccaccaccaccaccaccaccaccaccgtcACCAACAACAATTCGCTCGTTTTGTTTATCCAAAACACCCACCTTCCCCACCCCACAATGTTTCTAATGACACCCACTTGTTTCTTGACTTGCCCCGTGGTGGGGGTGGCAGTGCCTCTGTGAGTCAACGCTCTGCCAGAGATCATTGGGGATCATCTG GGAAATATATGAATAACAATGAGGTGTTCCATGACAGAGATATATTTTTGGAAGACTATAAACAAATGAACAGGAGCTTTAGGATATATGTTTATCCTCACAAGCAGAATGAACCTTTTGCAAATGTACTTTTGCCAGTGAATTTTGAACCCAGTGGCAATTATGCTAGTGAAAGCTACTTTAAGAGGGTCCTTATGCAGAGCCACTTTATCACAAAGAATCCGAATGAAGCAGATCttttctttttgcctttttcAATAGCAAGGTTGCGGCATGACCCTAGAATTGGTGTAGAGGGAATTCAACATTTTATCCAACATTACATCCTTAATATTAGTCAGAAGTACCCTTATTGGAATCGGACTGGGGGGGCTGATCATTTTTATGTTGCTTGTCATTCCGTTGGACGATCTGCTATGGATAAAGCTTGGACAGTTAAACTCAATGCCATACAAGTTGTGTGCTCGTCAAGCTATTATTTATCAAGTTATATACCTCACAAGGATGCATCTTTGCCACAAATTTGGCCAAGACATATTGACCCCCCAAACCTTGCTTCATCTAAAAG GAAGAAGCTTGCATTTTTTGCTGGATCAATCAACTCCCCAGTTCGTGAAAAACTTATTCAATATTGGAGAAATGACTCTGAGATATTTGCTCACTTTGGCCGGGTCAAAACATCTTATGCTGATGAGCTGCTTGGGAGTAAGTTTTGCCTTCATGTCAAAGGCTTTGAAGTAAACACAGCTCGTATAGCGGATTCATTATATTATGGGTGTGTACCGGTGATCATTGCAAACCACTATGATCTACCATTTGCTGACATACTAAATTGGAAGAGCTTCTCAGTTGTTGTTGCTACTCTAGATATCCCATTGCTGAAGAAAATTCTTAAGGAAATAAGCTCTGACAGATATTTATTGTTACAAAGTAATGTGATGAAGGTGCGCAAACATTTTCAGTGGCATCTTTTCCCTATTGATTATGATGCTTTTTATATGGTCCTGTATGAGTTATGGCTTAGACGAAGTTCTCTGGGCCTGAGGGTTCAGTTGAGTTCTTCATTCGATTCCTATTGA